The Loxodonta africana isolate mLoxAfr1 chromosome 5, mLoxAfr1.hap2, whole genome shotgun sequence region CATAAGAGAGTTTGTTGTTATTATATTTTGGCCTTACCTTTTCTATAGAGCAATAGATTTAATGAGGGGAAGAATATTTGTTTACCCCTGCATTCTTTGTTTTTGCTACTCAAAGTATAGCCTGCAGATCAGCAGCTTCGGCATCACGTGGAAGCTTATTAGACATCAGAAAGTCAGACCCCACCTCAGACCTGCTGAatcggaatctgcattttaacaagattccccagGTGATTGGATGTTAAAGTTTAAGAAGTGCTGTTCTATATGATATGTAACACAGTGTCAAATTTTTATGGAATTTGAaccctgtggttttttttttttttttaaagtggggtAGGTAAGTTGATCCATATACTAGCCACTATTTTTAGAAGTAGGCTGCTGAAAACCACACTGGCTAAACACATAGTATATCAGATCCTTTATAGccttcatttttggtaatatccCCAGATGCTgaaaacggttaagcgcttgactactagctgaaaggttggccatttaaATCCACCCtaagaagacagacctggtggtctgcttccaaaaggtcacagccttgataaCCCTGTGGAACGgggctctactctgtccacatggggttgccatgagttggaatcgactcagttgCAACTAATAACAATGACATATGAGTTACGCCAAATTACTGACGAGCCCAGTTGCATCATCTTTCTGCCAAATTACTGACGAGCCTTCCTCCTTTTTTTACCCAGTTGCATCATCTTTCTTGAAGAGATTCCGTTATTCTACTGACCTTTCCCCCATTACTAAGTCCACTGGAGCTGAGTTATGTCAACAGCTGCCTTAATTACTTTGGTTAGAAGTGGCGGTAACCAGGTGAGAAGGAGAGTGCTGCTAAGCTCCCGTCTGCTGCAGGACGACTGGCTGGTGACGCCCACATGCCACAGCTCCACCTCAGAGCCCAGGAGTTCTCGGTTTGACCCAGACGGTAGTGGGCGTCCAGCCACCTGGGACAGTTTTGGGATCTGGGATAACCGCATTGATGAACCAATTCTGCTGCCACCCAGCATTAAGTATGGCAAGCCAATTCCCAAAATCAGCTTGGAAAAGGTGGGCTGCGCCTCGCAGATTGGCAAACGGAAAGAGAATGAAGACCGTTTTGGCTTTGCTCAGTTAACAGAGGAGGTCCTGTACTTTGCAGTGTATGATGGGCATGGGGGACCTGCAGCCGCTGATTTCTGTCACACCCACATGGAGAAATGCATTATGTACGTACAGTGACTTCCACTCTGGAGTTTGTGGTTTGCTTTATGCTTATGTTGTAAACTTTCAACTTTGAGTCTTCGAAGTGTAGCTGTTTGAGTGGTTTTCTACTGTCCCTTTATGAACAAGCTGTAGCTTAAAAATCCCATTTTCCAGCTTATTGTTGACGATAAAAGAGAAGCTGCTTTAACTTGCAATGATCATTTCAGAAATGTGCCTTTGAACAACTCCCCTGGTGAAAGTGTGGACCAGAATTTACAGCACTTGATTTGTGATTATTTCAAGCAAATTACATAACGTACATGAGATAGTGTAGGAGAAGCATTTGCTCTTATCAGTGCAGGACACATAGTGTTTTAATAAACGGTAATTATTCTTTCAGTGGTGTGGATAGCTTTGAATAATTGACTTTTTAAACTGGCATTAGCGTGGGAGAAATGTGTTTAATGCAGGTGGTTTGGAgtactttaaatatttatttactccAATTATTATGAATGCATTTTTGATATATCACCCTACTGCTAGAATTCAAAGAGGGGGAAAATATGTGACAGAGTTGGACCAAGTAACCATTTCTTGTCTTCCCTCGTATTaattatttatgttgttgttgtgtgctgttgagtcgatttgaactcatagcgaccctataggacagaggaatagaactgcacagggttcccaaggagcagctggtgtatttgaactgtcgactttttggttaacagctgagctcttaaccattgtgccactagggttccagcgctgtcattaaaaaaaaaaaaactctttgccatcaagttgattctgcctcatagggtccctgtaggacagagtagaactgccccataggatttccaaggagcggctggtggattccaactgctgaccctttggctagcaaccaggctcttaaaccactgtgccaccagggctccagggttgcATAGAGGACACATTGGTTCGATTCCCAGTCAGTGTGccttatgcacagccaccacttgtctgtcagtagaggcttgcatgctgctatgatactggacaggtttcaacagagctgccagacctagacagactaggaagacaggcctggcaatctccttccaaaaatcagtcattgaaaacctggTGGGTCTTAACAGCCCGAACTGAaactgatcacagggatggcacaggaccaggcagcatttaactatgttgtgcatggggtcaccatgagtcaggaggttgactcaagacagctaacaacaacaaaggcttaTCACAGTGCCTgataggtactcaataaaaaGCCTTGAATCAGTGGGTCTTAAGCACCTGAAAGGAAAGCCAAGTTGTGGATTCTGTGGAATGACTCCTCTAGGTAAGAGTAACTAGGTAAGAGTAACTATGAGGAAGGTGGAAAAAAAGCATTGTAAATGATTGGAACTCTTTTTTCCTCCCCACAAAGGGATTTGCTTCCTAAGGAGAAGAACTTGGAATCTTTGCTGACCATGGCTTTTCTAGAAATAGATAAAGCCTTTTCGAGGCACGCCCACCTGTCTGCTGATGGTATGTAAAACAATCACATTTCTCAAGGCCTTTTGGAGTGGCGGGGTAAAAAGGAAACAATTTAGGCTGGGTTGGGAATTTTAATGTGTGCTTAATTGTAAGGATACTTATGTAGATGATTATTTCATGTGAAGAattattttaaatgctttttgGGAATCCAAACTGATGTCTGTACCTCACTTTAAAATGAAACATATTGGAGAAGTTTTCAGAAAGATAAGCTCTGAAACTCTTCTTTGAAATAATTTACTTTGATATTGgattataattttaaaaggatttaaagaaaattttaatctGCTTGATTGCTTATTTTAGTGGACAAGATGGCCATACTACAAGAAGGTTTATTTTTACTAAATGAGCCCGGTGAGAAAGTGCTGAAATAAACTATAGGCTTATCCTATCTAGAGAGGGCAGGAATGGCACAGACAAGAAGAAAAATGCTAATCCATCCTAAATAGAAAGGGCCAATGGCTAATATGCATTCATTTGCAATTAGAAGATATTTTCCATCCTTAAAAAAAGCTTGATCTTCCAGATTTCCTTTAGCCAGTGATACTTTTGTTTTCATATGTTAATACAGGGCATACCAgctgaatttaaaaattaatgtacCACATTTCCTtcaattttgaaagtaaaatgttTCTAGCTTTTACTAAATTTATCAAAAGCATTTCAGGAAAATACAGCTAATGTTTTCTGGTGAGCTGGTCCCAAAATCTTTGGTCATAAAGTTAATCTTAAAATTTCTGCGGTGACCATATTAGTGTGTGCATGGAGACCTGATCTGAAAAGGAACCGTGTAATAATGTTAATCAGTGTTTGGTTCATCCTTTTCTTTAAAGGAGGTCAAAGTGTACCACAAAAATGTCATTTTCACAAATTTCTGTTGGAATGGGTAGGAATGGAAATTCTCCCCATTTCCTAGATAAGGAACTGAAGCTCAAAGAGAGGTAATGGTCAGCAGCAGAGTTAGGGATGGGGTCTTTGGTGCCCTGTGTACCCTCTCCCACTGGCATATTTAATTAAGGAATTGGAGAAGGGGACTGTGGGATGGCTAGATTCGCCATCTTGAGGTTTTTCCTGCTCCCTACTTCTCAGGAAAGCAGCTCTTCCTTTGTTTAGGGATTTATTTTCTAGTGTATTATTCAGGCCCATTATCTCTTCTTCATTtccttggattttttttcccctctcaacCGGGAGAGAGGGTAAATTTTATGCATAAGATGTCGCTCTTGTTCCTAAAGGGCAAGATAAAACATGGagaggaaaaggaaattaaaacgcTTTCTTATAGGTTTATTTTTATAGCTCTCCAAATTTGGTATGCTCTTTATTTCATTGATAaccaggttgctgtgagtccggcTGTATCTCACACCATGTATGTGGGTTATTACACTGGTGGTGTGTAAACAGCTGCTTTGTCAGCAGGTACAGCTTATTCAGCAAGGTTTTCAGAAGAGAAGCTTCAAGTTTATCATGGGCGTGTGGCCAACAACCAAAAACATTTACCTTTCATGGGTGCAGTCAGTCCATTTGAAAAACTATAATGGGCCCAGATGCTTAAAACAGTCAATGGTAGGAACGATCAGGGTAAACTATGAGAGGACGGCcttcatttattaaataataaattataattaAAGATAATTTTGAGCTTAGGGAGAAAATTGATTTAACTTGCCTACCTTAAAAGAAACTTTGTAAAGATGCCTTTCTCACATAAACAGACAGTTGTGCAAAGAAATTAATGGTAAAAATTTAATTCATTTCTAATAGTggaattaaaatgtatttatttaatttcttcatcaTATGTTTTGAAGTAATGCTCCTGGAACTTTCatgagattaaaaatatatatatttttcacttAGTGGCCATAGTTTGTGAGCATAATGGAGCGAGACAGAATGATGCTTACTGTGCTGCTGCACAATAAAAGTTCTATAATGACTTTATTATTGTGAAATCTTATTATGCGTATACTCTTACAGGTCAATTATgctgcagttttttgtttttttagttactGTTTTGGGAacaatttaaaatttattcttaaTAAGTTGCTGAAGCTTTCAAAGATGGCAAAAATTACCTTTTGATATTTGGGGCCTATTTtatcaaatggaaaccctggtggtgtagtggttaagtgtgatggctgctaaccagaaggtaggcagttcgaatccaccaggtgctccttggagacgctatggggcagttccactctgtcctataaggtggctatgagttggaattgactcgacggcagtgggtttgggttttttttgtttgtttgttttatcaaaTATATTAAAGCCACTAAAGATCAAGTTCTATATGTCATTTAACTTTTCAATATgtggattaaaataaaaatgtatgccATTTCAGATTTTCAAGTTATTATCTAAATTTTAAATAGTCTCCTTTTCCCCCCTAATTTTTAGTAAGAACTGAAGCAGTATCAGTATTATAAGAGTGGATAGTATTCTTTTCAGCATAGTTATAAATAGGGCCAATGCTAGGTAAACAAAATTGTAAAGTAAGTGCAGTTTGCCCTCTCCAGGTGTCTTCCACCTTTTCTCGTCATGATGACCTTTTCTTATCAGCCCCATTTTCCCTCCTGTTCAACCCTTCCTGTGAGCAgtttgagggcagggaccaccATGCCTTAATTATTTAGCAATCTCCAGTGTTCAACAACTTGCATGGAATCTGAAAGGTACTCAATAATCAATAATTATTTGGACTGAATTGATCTCTACTGCCTACTCTTCTCACTACAGTTATTGTAATTTGTTTCTTGAATATCATATTAGCTGATTTAACCAAATTATTTATGTAATgtataatgcttggtaaagtagagggtcagcagaaaagtggaagaccctcaaccagatggattgactcagtggctgcaacaatgggcttgactgtgtggatgacgtaggaacgggcagtgtttctttctgttgtacatagagtcgctatgagttggaaccgactcgacggcacctaacaacaacaacaacaaatgagttTTTATGAGTTGGCTCtcctggatggatttgaacttaaGTAGCAGAATCGTGAAAAGAGATTGGCTAAACCATACTGATGAATCACTAATGGTGAAATTTCAGGTATAAATGGAAGGAGCACCGCTCAACCAAACCACGTTAGTTTTCTTAAGAGAAATAAGAAAGTGAAAATAAGAAATTTTTGTTCTTTCAAGGCTTTAGTGCCAAAGCCCTCACATCTGCTTAAAGCATTTCAAATTATCTCATTAGTATTTAAAATATTCACTCTTTAAATttaggtccctggtggtgcaaacggttaagtgctcggctgctagccagaaggttggtggttcaaacccacccagaggtatgttggaagacaggcctggtgatctgcttccaaaagttcacagaattgaaaactctgtggagccattctattctgcacacatgggattgccatgagtcggaaatgactcaacagcaactaacaaaaaaccTTTCAATTTAACCCAGGGATAATTTGAAGTGAAACAAAATGGGATTGCCACTTACCAAGAAACAGCAAGCATAAGGCCACCTTATTGCCCTTAAGAAATTGCCAgctatttcattgttttgttgttaatgcattttgaatttgcccttatttaccaaaaaaaaaatatttttttttttacaaatagctAATGCCGTTACtatctttgaatttttttcattcaatttaTACCCATAATGTGTATTTTTATAGTTAATGAAACTTGCTAATAAATTCAAATGATAGCCTGTTTATTCATCTATTGTTTATTTAAGAACAGAGAAAACCACTTAAAATAAACCAGGTGGTAGAAAACTTAGATCATAATCCTATACGTCCCATAAACTCTTGAAAGTGTTTCTAGATTGCTTAAGCTTTGAAAGCAACAAGAGACAAAAGGATCTGAAAGAGAAGACTTGCTCTGACCCTCACAGTGGGAGACCTTGATGGCAGCATTGTGAGTCTCATGGGAAACTTTCCATGCTCATCCTATTATGTGCTTTCTTTATGGAAGAATTAAGCTACAAAATAACCAGTGTTGTAAAGGCAACATTTTTGAGTACTCTTTTTATGCTGGGGgcagccaaaagaaaaaaaataaatagggaCAGCATTGAAGAGATAATATTATTGTGCTGTTACTGCTTCAGCTCATTACTTTGATTTTGGTGTTCATAAGCCGTACATGCCTAGAACACTCATTTTTAATAAGTATTGAAACTGTATTAGTTTATACATATCTCTTATTTAAGATGGAATATGACTGGGGTCGTTATACTTTGAAAAGTACAGCTTTTACTCTTTATGTTACCATTTAAAATCTTGATCATTTTTCTTTTGATCTGTCTACCTGCAACACTGGAGGAAAGAGAGAGCTGCAGAAATACCCATTTTAtgaattatataaaattataaacatGCTTTAGAGCTCAAGAGCCTTACTAGCCTTTATTTAAAGAATAACTTTAAGTCAGTGATTCTACTTGAAAAATGCCTCCTAGATACGAAATTCCTCCTCTAAGCACCATTAAAAAATGTGTTACTCCTTATATCTGGTATAAGAGATGCTTTGATTTCTTCTTGGTTTACAATTAAATTCCAGTAATTTGGTGTCATACTGTCATTCGCATTCTCTGTAAGTATGTACTGCTCGTCAGGTATTAATTAGTGAATTTTCCCTCTTGTTACTGGGACAATTCTGATATTGCTACCAAAGTTACAGCACCTTTTTGCAACTgagaccctggtagcacagtggttaagagctcgactgctaaccaggaggttcgcagtttgaatccaccaactactccttggaaacactatggggcagttctactctgtcctatagggttgctatgagtcagaatccacctgatggcaacaagttttattttgttttgcaacTCAATAAAGTTGAGTTTAAGGGAGTGTGTGTGTTCATATGTAAGTGTGAGTATACACGTATGAGTGTACATTTGTGTGTCAGCGTCCCCACATACGTGTTTTGGTGTGGATGCATGTGAATATAGTTTTTTCTTCCTGAGAAGCCATAAAACTAAGAAAGATATGTTACTctgatgaggaggaaaaaaaaggctcaaaCTACAGAATACCATCATGGAGCAAACTGAGCTTGGAACCATTGATTTAGCATCTCCTGAAATATTATGTAATTTGCCAGTGACATTTTCACCAGAATAAAAACCCTTCCCCTTACTTTGCAGCTCTTTCTCTGTCCTCCCCTGTGTTGCAGGTTTGTAATGTTTGAGCACAATTCCTGGGTGAATTTCCTATTTGCCTCTGTGCGTGTTATTTGTGGCAGAGAACTGTGCCTGGTCAGCAGCTCTAGATCTGGAGCCTGTGGACGCTATATGCTGGGCTTCAGTGGAAAAAGAGATCTGCTTAATTTTGTCCCAGGTGAAGGAGTCCAGCGGTTCCTAGCCTGGACTACTGGAAGGTTCTCACATCCTCTTTGTCCCATTAGTTGAGATGACTTGCAGTAGAAATTGTCCAGTGAGTGTTAAGAACTTATTGAAAGATGTcttagttttatagttttgttgttagggtaaaacatgaaaatttttacTTCCATGTTAAATGTTAAATGGAAATAAATGCTGATCCAATGTTTATAGTCTTAGACACTTAGCAAACTAGAAACAACAGTTAGTTTGAAAGCTTTCCCATAAATCCCAGGATTTTGGAACTGTGAAGTTGAATTGGTAAAAACACTAGCTGTTTTAACTTTCTAGGTGGCAGGGCCATGAATTATGAGACTGAACAGTTAAACTTGAGATTTTCGTGTATGAACTTTTAATGCTTTTGGTGCAGCCAATTGCAAACAGCTTTTTTAAAGCTGCTGCTGAGACGTAGTTTAAACCAAGAGGAAGAATACTGAAACTCCCTGGACGGATAGTATCTGAGTAAATGCCTGTATTCTCTTGCCTGGCCTGTTAAGTCACTTGAAAATATCACAGTTGTTAAACTGTAAGAATCCTGTCATATAGTTGTTTTGGGGACCTTAAGTTAAATCTTTTAATTGataatttaagttaaataaaaataaatatttgttaatataAACATCACCGATGCATATGTTAAAACATTTATGACAAATATATGAGATATTTTAGAACTGCAAAGATATTATTACTTTGACACAACAGTTCCAAAATCGAGATAAATGGGAAGATAATGCAACAATAAATACTTTCCCTTAACAAAGTAAATTGGGCATGGATATAGATTGTGCAgggtttattcatttttccattttactTTTCTGGTTAAAGCAggtattttcatatatttattggaaaaaaatgttttacgTATATATGTTTCTCTCCAAAACAATTGATGAAGTTTAAGTAACtatcttttgaaaaaaaattttagaaagatTGAACCTTGACCAGTCAAATCTACATAGGATTtcatttttcctaaaaaaaaaaaaaatatatatatatatgtatatatattcttgaAGTCAAAATAACCTCTGGATGAGCACCTGAGTATTTTCTTTAGATGCTTTAAAGAATTAACCATGTTACTGGAGACAGTACCTGCTTTAAATAAattctcttttcagtttcttccAATTTATTTTTAGCCTATCATTTCACAGTATGCTCACTCTTGGCAAGGCTCAGTGCACTTCCAAATATTAAACCGGTGGCAGAGAACTTAGGACAGACACTCTTAGACTAAATCACAGAAGGATATGTAATACATTTTGACTTGCATAGAAGAAGCAGTGGCAACCTCAAGCCCAGTAACATTTAATTTTGTTATTAGAGAAAATAAACATTCTTGGAGCGCTCTGGGTCCAAGCAGAGCCACAGGAGTAGAACTTGACAGTACTGTACAGCATTTGGATGCAGACTCTCTTAGATTCTTCTGAAGCTAGGAGTTAAACTACATCAAGCCTGTGGAAAACTGGAATGACTCAACATTTTCTGCTGATAAAATGATGGCTGTAACTTTGTTTCCTGTTTGAgaacaaagataaacagaaaagaatgtGCGTCTTTAgccattttaagattttttttttctggtgaatTTGTAAAATTAAAACAGTTGTATAAgggaacaatattgaatatataacACTTGAAGAGCAAATGAGATGCCCTTGGCGTAGCTCATATAGCCTAACTGATAATACTTTCACAGAATGAGAGTAAGAAATGGAAGGGAAAGCCTTCTGGGTCCATAGATTACAGAGAAGTCTGCTTGCCTGAATGAGCTCAGTAGACCTAAGTCATCCTGCCACATTAGCCAATCTACTTGAGTTTTAATACCTTTAGCCCTGACATCCAATGggcattcaaaggtgtcaatgtAGTTACAAATTGAAGTCAAATCTGCTTTTTATAAATAGATGCCACTTGGAGGCAGTGATGCCTTGTTTAACAAAGTAGGTCAGCAACTTTTTCTGTCTGCATGGAGCCTTGTTACTAAATTATTTCCTTCTCTGCATGTTCTTACTTCATTGTTGATTTGTATTTTATTTGCATAGCTCTAGTTAAATTAGAATGATACGTTTCAACAGTAGTTTATCATGCTTGTGTTTATTTTGTGATAAAAATTACACATCCAGCCATTTGATTGTCACTAATGTGTACTTTCTCATAATATTTGTAGCAACCCTTCTGACCTCTGGCACTACTGCGACGGTAGCCCTATTGCGAGATGGTATTGAATTGGTTGTAGCCAGTGTTGGGGACAGCCGGGCTATTTTGTGTAGAAAAGGAAAATCTATGAAGCTGACCATTGACCATACTCCAGAAAGGAAAGATGAAAAAGAAAGGTATTACCTCCACTGATCAGTTATTCTGTGGGGATGGTGTTTATAGTTCAAAATAGAAATgtaattttgcatttttaaactGGTCCAATGCTTAAGTTTAACAGTGACTTAAGTTTATATTCGTACAAATGCTACGGTTTTATACATATCACATCTTAGCCTTTTAACTTTTTCTGGACCAGGATCAAGAAATCTGGTGGCTTTGTAGCTTGGAATAGTTTGGGACAGCCTCACGTAAATGGCAGACTTGCAATGACAAGGAGTATTGGAGATTTGGATCTTAAAACCAGTGGTGTGATTGCAGAACCTGAAACGAAGAGGATTAAGGTAAGAAGGGACTTGCAAACGCTTGGTCCAAAGAATGAATGCAGAATTTGTCTCCAGCTAGAAGCTTTCTTGGAAGCATCAGTTGAAGCAAAAATGATTTTTAAGAGGGAGTAATTTGTGGAAGGATAGATAAAATAAGACTATTTTCCTGGCCTAAGATGTGACGATTGACGAAATAGcggcaacaacggactcaaacacaccaacatttgtggagatggcacaggaccaggcaacattttctgttatacgtaaggtctccgtgagtcagagccagctagatggcaactaacaataacaacaagtggTTTTTGTTTCACCCCAGCTATGGAATTCTCTTGGTAGAACGCCTCTGTTTCCTTTTCCCACCTGCACCTCATCAACCAGTGTTAGTTATTCTTGGAAGCTGTCCCTGACTTCACTTCTTCACCAGGCTACATATATGCCCTCCCTCTATTTCCGTGGCACCTTTTGTATTCTCCTAATCAATGCCCCCATTTCCTAAACTGCCCCAATACACGGTCAGTTGATGAGCTGACACTTTCCTCTCTGAAATCCTTGAGCCTACTGTCAGACCTGGTGCAGCATAGTGCAGGCTTTCAACATGACAGTGTTGTTAATTGAATGAAGAATTTTGTGTTTTGTAGTATCCCacttatatttattttctgtacTGACATAGGGCTTGCCGTAAGGTCTCTAGGTAGCAGAAAGGGTTTGCACTGGactacaaacctaaaggttggcaattcaaacccacccagcagcactgtggaagaaagccctggcaatctgcttctgtaaagattatagccaagaaaaccctatagatcagttctattctgtaacacgtggggtcaccatgagttggaatcaatttggcggcaacgttttttgttttttatgcacCAGGCTCTGTTCAAAACAGGTAGTTCTATCCCCGTTTTACAGAGGAAACAAATCTAGGGCATAAAGATGTCAACCCCTCTGTTCTCTCCCAGCTGAATAATAGAGCTAGGCTTCAAACCCAGGACCCCTGGCTCCAAAGACAGTGCTCCTCACCACTACCACTGCATAGAGTTGCCTCTCAGCATTCTGTTGTGCTCTTACTAAGTAAATACTACATTTGTCCTCAGTGGCTGATACTAATGTTACTACTTTTGCCCTAAATACAACCTTTCCTTTTCCACTCTTGTTAGCCTAGTAGAGTTAGATGAATTATTCACAGTGCATAGCTATGCTGGCTGGATGTTCTTACAGGCCATTATAGAGATAGCCATTCAGCAAAACAGATAAAATCTTTGAATTCTAAAGATTCTAAGGGAGCGTCTGCTTTGTAATCATACACATTTGGTTCTGATTGCAGCTCCATCATGCTGATGACAGCTTCCTGGTCCTCACTACAGATGGAATTAACTTCATGGTGAATAGTCAAGAGATTTGTGACTTTGTCAATCAGTGCCATGATCCCACTGAAGCAGCCCATGCGGTGACTGAACAGGTGACACAGCAGAGCTTCTCCTACTTTGCCTCTAGAAAAGCTCCAAGGGGGGAGGAGAGTAAAGGACAGCCCGAGGCATGTGGTCCGGGTGCAGCCTGAACCACTACAGGCTTGAGATTTCTTTGAAGTCTTATGTTCTAGCTTCAATATTACAGTGAACTTTACATTTGATTCCATaatatttccatttaaaaattgTTGGGATTCCCCTGAATAGTTAAGATAAATGTCTTAGGCCGGgttctctgaaggagaaaaaccagtgaagcatgtatatgtgtacatatacatatgtatatatagagagagagagagatttacctcaaggaaatggtccacacagttgtggaggctggcaagtcccaaatccatgggtcatgcatcaggctggaggcttctcctgactcacagcgttgcagagctggcaaatcccaaggtCTGTAGGTCAGgcggtaagctgctggctcatgtcccaagaaccaggggtcagaGGATGAGGAGTTAAAGGCGCAGGATCCAGACAGGGCGAGCTTTGCCGGAACATccatatacattggatgcaggccacacccctaaggaaactgaCCGGCCTTTCAACtgacatcggatcacaaaatggagaatgattgCATAATACCTGCCAAACCATCATTTGGCTATGCTtgacaatcatggcctagccaagttgacacataaccttaaccatcacaattaaTAGGCCAAGGAGATGTGCTATGATTATTTTATGACTTTACACACCCCTtgaaatgataataaaaacaataattaataataataatagtaaacacTAATATATCCCTTTCAATGTGTCAATACAATTCTTCATTTGGTTATTATGTTAAATACGTTAATTTGTGCtaaacagaaaacccaaaaccaaacccgttgccatcgaatcgattccaactcacagtaaccctataggagagagtagatctgcctccatagggtttccgaggagcagctggtggattcaaactgctgactttttggttagtagacaagctctcaaccactgcgccaccagggctccacaacagGGTGCCCATGA contains the following coding sequences:
- the PPM1K gene encoding protein phosphatase Mn(2+)-dependent 1K, with product MSTAALITLVRSGGNQVRRRVLLSSRLLQDDWLVTPTCHSSTSEPRSSRFDPDGSGRPATWDSFGIWDNRIDEPILLPPSIKYGKPIPKISLEKVGCASQIGKRKENEDRFGFAQLTEEVLYFAVYDGHGGPAAADFCHTHMEKCIMDLLPKEKNLESLLTMAFLEIDKAFSRHAHLSADATLLTSGTTATVALLRDGIELVVASVGDSRAILCRKGKSMKLTIDHTPERKDEKERIKKSGGFVAWNSLGQPHVNGRLAMTRSIGDLDLKTSGVIAEPETKRIKLHHADDSFLVLTTDGINFMVNSQEICDFVNQCHDPTEAAHAVTEQAIQYGTEDNSTAVVVPFGAWGKYKNSEINFSFSRSFASSGRWA